The following are from one region of the Marinomonas sp. CT5 genome:
- a CDS encoding ABC transporter substrate-binding protein, translating into MTQLRPLTKILCVSLLACSAPLSLQAIADTPKGEGQVDIIAWPGYIERGSSDPAYDWVTQFEANTGCSVNVKTASTSDEMVSLMAKGGYDLVTASGDSSLRLIYGKRVQPIDTSKITSWQSIDPRLQNAPWHTVKGKHYGVPFQWGPNLLMYNTNTFKTAPTSWDIVYKEMTLPDGKSNKGRVQAYDGPIYIADAALYLKSTRPDLEIKDPYELNETQYAAVLQLLRQQHKLIHRYWHDYNVQMSDFKNEGVVASSAWPFQANSLIASGEPIATTIPKEGVTGWADTTMLASNTKHPICAYKWLNWSIKPKVQGDVAAWFGSVPAVPKACENNALLGENGCESNGSNDFEKVSFWKTPVSNCSTQGKCVSYSRWTQDYIAIMGGR; encoded by the coding sequence ATGACACAACTACGACCACTCACAAAGATACTCTGCGTCAGCTTATTAGCTTGCAGTGCTCCCCTGTCACTCCAAGCCATTGCAGACACACCAAAAGGAGAAGGCCAAGTAGATATTATTGCTTGGCCTGGTTACATTGAGCGCGGCAGTTCTGACCCTGCTTATGATTGGGTCACTCAATTTGAGGCGAACACAGGCTGTAGCGTTAATGTCAAAACGGCGTCCACTTCTGATGAAATGGTAAGCCTGATGGCAAAAGGTGGATACGATCTTGTTACGGCCTCCGGCGACTCCTCTTTGCGCTTGATCTATGGCAAGCGTGTACAACCTATAGACACCTCGAAAATCACCTCTTGGCAGAGCATTGACCCTCGCTTACAAAATGCGCCTTGGCATACCGTTAAGGGCAAGCATTATGGTGTGCCTTTTCAATGGGGGCCAAATCTTTTAATGTACAATACGAATACGTTTAAAACCGCTCCAACCAGTTGGGATATTGTCTATAAAGAAATGACTCTTCCTGATGGCAAAAGCAATAAAGGTCGAGTACAAGCTTATGATGGACCTATCTATATTGCCGATGCGGCACTTTACCTGAAATCCACTCGCCCAGATTTAGAAATCAAAGACCCATATGAATTAAATGAAACACAGTATGCTGCGGTTCTTCAACTTCTTCGCCAGCAACATAAACTAATCCATCGCTATTGGCATGATTACAACGTTCAAATGAGCGACTTCAAAAACGAAGGTGTGGTTGCCTCGAGCGCTTGGCCTTTCCAAGCCAACAGCTTAATTGCATCAGGAGAACCCATCGCCACAACCATTCCTAAAGAAGGCGTTACAGGTTGGGCTGATACCACCATGCTAGCTAGCAACACTAAACATCCTATCTGTGCATACAAATGGCTTAACTGGTCTATCAAACCCAAAGTACAAGGCGACGTAGCGGCTTGGTTTGGCTCTGTCCCTGCGGTACCTAAAGCCTGCGAAAACAATGCGTTATTAGGGGAAAATGGCTGTGAAAGCAATGGCTCTAATGATTTTGAAAAAGTGTCGTTTTGGAAAACACCAGTATCAAATTGTTCGACCCAAGGAAAGTGCGTTTCATATAGCAGATGGACTCAAGACTACATCGCAATAATGGGCGGAAGATAG